In Paenarthrobacter sp. GOM3, a single window of DNA contains:
- a CDS encoding low temperature requirement protein A — protein MSTNPLRHALSKMGGRDPHEKHRTATPLELFFDLTFVIAFGVAGNQFAHAVAEAHFGAGLLGFGFAMFAVIWAWINFTWFASAYDTDDWVFRVVTMVQMVGVLILAMGIEPMFHSIVEGDHVNNVAILIGYIIMRVALIFQWLRAARQDPERRETCLRYAKYLAVVQIGWVLALVIETDVLTTFLMAAPLFVLEMATPYFAERKIRTPWHAHHIAERYGLLAIIALGECLIGAIETLRAIVATHGWSVDAALVGFSGTGLAFAMWWIYFILPAGPALHLQRHRSWVFGYGHIFIFAAIAATGAGLHIAAYFIDHEAHVPAAGAVASIAIPIILFKVSLTTLYSIMLGRDRDLLVSTAVVVLALAGSIAMAAAGASVPLCMLEMMAVLGLSIAFDERRGHKGRAAALRRLENAAG, from the coding sequence ATGTCCACAAACCCACTTCGCCATGCCCTGTCCAAAATGGGCGGCCGCGATCCTCACGAAAAGCACCGCACAGCCACACCCCTGGAGCTGTTTTTCGACCTGACCTTTGTTATCGCTTTCGGTGTTGCCGGCAACCAGTTCGCGCATGCCGTCGCCGAGGCGCATTTCGGCGCGGGCCTGCTGGGTTTCGGCTTTGCGATGTTCGCGGTGATTTGGGCCTGGATCAACTTCACGTGGTTCGCCAGCGCCTACGACACGGATGACTGGGTGTTCCGCGTAGTCACCATGGTGCAGATGGTGGGTGTCCTCATTCTCGCCATGGGCATCGAGCCGATGTTCCACTCCATCGTGGAGGGCGACCACGTGAACAACGTCGCCATCCTCATCGGCTACATCATCATGCGCGTCGCCTTGATCTTCCAGTGGTTGCGCGCCGCACGACAGGACCCGGAACGACGGGAAACATGCTTGCGCTACGCCAAGTACCTTGCGGTTGTGCAGATCGGCTGGGTCCTTGCCCTGGTGATCGAAACGGATGTCCTCACCACGTTCCTGATGGCAGCTCCCCTCTTCGTGCTGGAGATGGCAACCCCGTACTTTGCCGAACGCAAGATCCGGACGCCGTGGCATGCCCACCACATCGCCGAGAGGTACGGGCTGTTGGCGATCATTGCCCTGGGGGAGTGCCTGATCGGTGCCATTGAAACGCTGCGGGCCATCGTCGCAACCCACGGATGGTCGGTGGATGCTGCCCTGGTGGGGTTCAGCGGTACGGGGTTGGCGTTCGCCATGTGGTGGATCTACTTCATCTTGCCCGCAGGCCCCGCCCTCCATCTCCAGCGGCACCGCTCGTGGGTCTTCGGCTACGGGCACATCTTCATCTTCGCAGCCATCGCGGCCACCGGAGCAGGACTCCATATTGCTGCCTACTTCATCGACCACGAAGCCCACGTCCCGGCGGCGGGTGCCGTGGCCTCGATCGCCATCCCGATCATCCTCTTCAAGGTTTCACTCACCACGCTGTACAGCATCATGCTCGGCCGTGACCGCGACCTGCTTGTGAGCACGGCCGTGGTGGTCCTCGCTTTGGCGGGAAGCATTGCAATGGCTGCGGCCGGTGCCTCTGTCCCTCTGTGCATGCTGGAAATGATGGCGGTCCTGGGCCTGTCCATCGCGTTCGACGAACGACGCGGGCACAAGGGCCGGGCCGCTGCGCTTCGGAGGCTGGAGAACGCCGCCGGCTAA
- a CDS encoding phosphohydrolase codes for MTEPRFTVETAQVLAEVAHNRQKDKLKRPYREHVLAVGDALADFDEDIQIAGYLHDIAEDTPITRQALLDMGVSERAVDIIERVTRRFHDDPDDYDAGIRFVAEDHDATLVKIADNAHNSLPERVRALAEKWPDKPPTTRYADARPVLYTAVPREEVELILQRINPHLLQELDEIVPE; via the coding sequence ATGACCGAACCACGCTTCACCGTAGAGACCGCCCAAGTCCTGGCAGAGGTGGCCCACAACCGGCAGAAGGACAAGCTCAAGCGCCCTTATCGCGAGCATGTCCTGGCCGTCGGCGACGCGCTCGCGGACTTTGACGAGGACATCCAGATCGCCGGCTACCTTCACGACATCGCCGAGGACACGCCCATCACCAGGCAAGCCCTGCTGGACATGGGGGTTTCCGAACGTGCCGTGGACATTATCGAACGGGTCACCCGCCGCTTCCACGACGATCCGGACGATTACGACGCCGGCATACGCTTCGTAGCCGAGGACCACGACGCAACGTTGGTGAAAATCGCCGACAACGCACACAACTCGCTGCCGGAAAGGGTCAGGGCGCTGGCGGAAAAGTGGCCCGACAAGCCGCCCACAACGCGCTACGCCGACGCCCGTCCCGTCCTGTACACGGCCGTTCCCCGGGAGGAAGTGGAGCTGATCCTGCAGCGGATCAACCCGCATCTGCTCCAGGAACTGGACGAGATCGTTCCCGAATAG
- a CDS encoding SDR family NAD(P)-dependent oxidoreductase: MTMTYSGTTALITGASSGLGAEFAQQFAARGANLVLVARRADRMEELAKELRSKHGVTVTVLPMDLGRPGVGQELFEEVSRRGITVDTLINNAGFGTHSPFVEEVPDVIASEISLNVAALVGITRSFLPGMLTSGTGALVNVASTAAFQPIPGMAVYGATKAFVLSFTEAVAHETKDSGLNVLALCPGATRTEFFDVVGSQSAAAGRMQSSGQVVGTALKALDRKGTPGSVVSGWANRIAAGFAQRLPRAVTVAIAARAVQD, translated from the coding sequence ATGACCATGACCTACTCAGGCACCACCGCGCTCATCACAGGCGCCAGCTCAGGACTCGGCGCCGAGTTCGCCCAGCAATTCGCTGCCCGGGGTGCGAACCTCGTCCTGGTCGCCCGGCGTGCGGACCGCATGGAAGAGCTCGCAAAGGAACTCCGCTCCAAGCACGGCGTCACGGTCACGGTGCTTCCCATGGACCTGGGTCGCCCAGGTGTGGGCCAGGAACTCTTCGAGGAAGTCAGCCGCCGTGGAATCACCGTGGACACGCTGATCAATAACGCCGGCTTCGGAACCCACTCGCCGTTCGTCGAGGAAGTGCCGGATGTCATTGCCTCCGAAATATCCCTCAACGTGGCCGCTTTGGTCGGCATCACCCGGTCCTTCCTGCCCGGTATGCTCACCTCCGGAACCGGAGCCCTGGTCAACGTGGCCAGCACTGCCGCGTTCCAGCCCATCCCCGGCATGGCAGTGTACGGAGCCACCAAGGCATTCGTGCTCAGTTTCACGGAAGCCGTTGCCCACGAGACCAAGGATTCCGGGCTCAACGTACTGGCCCTATGCCCCGGGGCAACGCGCACGGAATTCTTCGACGTCGTGGGAAGCCAGTCCGCAGCTGCCGGCCGCATGCAGTCCTCCGGGCAGGTTGTTGGAACCGCGCTCAAGGCGCTCGACCGCAAGGGCACACCCGGCAGCGTGGTGTCCGGCTGGGCCAACCGCATCGCGGCCGGTTTCGCGCAGCGCCTGCCCAGGGCTGTCACTGTTGCCATTGCGGCGCGGGCTGTCCAGGACTAA
- a CDS encoding TetR/AcrR family transcriptional regulator: MTQQPYHHGKLREALLARAMESIEEVGVDGLSLRQLARDVNVSHGAPAKHFRDKQALIDALALAGFELMNSLIRNASQSGLELRNRFIGVGKAYVEFAVAHPALLTVMYSSKHHPDSSAELRSTGEQGIHVAQAMIVEGQKAGELADGDPGTLATVCFVSLHGAAVLAAGKHLDGTTVDDIVNATTDTLWAGMAAGVRAAQFTP; encoded by the coding sequence ATGACGCAGCAGCCCTACCATCACGGAAAGCTCCGCGAGGCCCTGCTGGCGCGCGCCATGGAATCCATCGAGGAAGTCGGAGTGGATGGCTTGTCCCTGCGACAGTTGGCGCGGGACGTGAACGTCAGCCACGGCGCGCCGGCCAAGCATTTCCGCGACAAACAGGCCCTGATCGACGCCCTGGCACTGGCCGGCTTTGAGTTGATGAACAGCCTCATTCGCAACGCCTCCCAATCCGGCCTGGAGCTGCGGAACCGCTTCATCGGCGTCGGGAAAGCGTACGTGGAGTTCGCCGTAGCCCATCCAGCCCTCTTGACCGTGATGTACTCCAGCAAGCACCATCCGGATTCCAGCGCTGAACTGCGAAGCACGGGCGAACAAGGAATCCATGTGGCCCAGGCCATGATCGTCGAAGGTCAGAAGGCCGGAGAGCTGGCCGACGGCGACCCCGGGACATTGGCCACAGTGTGCTTCGTCAGCCTGCACGGAGCCGCCGTCCTTGCCGCAGGGAAACACTTGGACGGCACAACCGTGGACGACATCGTGAACGCCACCACGGACACGCTGTGGGCCGGAATGGCAGCCGGCGTTCGCGCCGCGCAGTTCACGCCGTAG
- a CDS encoding serine hydrolase domain-containing protein, which translates to MAAYHRGVKVLDLSGGPHIRPDSVTGVFSCSKGMAGLVIALLVQDGVLDLDAEVVKYWPEFGAQGKESITVAQLLSHQAGLLGVEGGLTLAEVNNSELAAAKLAALAPLWKPGAAFGYHALTIGIFMEELCRRITGSTLQQVFEQRIRSLAGADFYLGLPETDDAKFARFRWAADPSWPWVDPASHFGLAANSAVGDILDLPNIPEVRAAGLSSAAGVASADGMARIYAAALTGLAGDGDAAAGGGQPAVGPLLTEETIRTVTAEQVFGIDRVFGETGCFATVFMKSHSRMPFGSYRAFGHDGASASLGFADPVYELGFGYVPQQAEPGGVGCPNFLLSSAVRQAIEGLAA; encoded by the coding sequence GTGGCGGCCTACCATCGGGGCGTTAAGGTGCTGGACCTCAGCGGCGGTCCGCACATCCGTCCTGATTCGGTCACCGGAGTCTTCTCCTGTTCAAAAGGCATGGCCGGTTTGGTGATCGCGTTGCTGGTGCAGGATGGCGTGCTTGATCTCGACGCAGAGGTGGTCAAGTACTGGCCCGAGTTCGGTGCGCAAGGCAAGGAGTCCATCACCGTCGCGCAGCTGCTGTCCCACCAGGCCGGGCTCCTGGGGGTGGAAGGCGGACTGACTCTGGCGGAGGTCAACAACTCTGAACTCGCTGCGGCCAAGCTGGCAGCGCTTGCTCCGCTATGGAAGCCAGGGGCCGCGTTCGGTTACCACGCGCTCACCATCGGGATCTTCATGGAAGAGCTGTGCCGTCGCATTACTGGTTCCACGCTGCAGCAGGTCTTCGAGCAGCGAATCCGGTCTCTTGCGGGTGCGGACTTCTACTTGGGTCTGCCGGAAACCGACGACGCCAAGTTTGCGCGTTTCCGATGGGCCGCGGATCCGTCATGGCCGTGGGTGGATCCTGCCAGCCACTTCGGCCTGGCGGCGAATTCTGCAGTGGGCGACATTCTGGACCTGCCGAACATCCCGGAAGTGCGGGCCGCGGGGCTGAGCTCCGCGGCGGGCGTCGCGAGCGCCGATGGTATGGCCAGAATTTATGCTGCCGCGCTGACTGGTTTGGCTGGGGACGGTGACGCCGCAGCGGGTGGCGGCCAGCCCGCCGTCGGACCGCTTTTGACGGAGGAAACCATCCGTACGGTGACAGCTGAGCAGGTGTTCGGCATCGACCGCGTGTTTGGAGAGACTGGTTGCTTTGCCACTGTTTTCATGAAGTCGCACAGCCGGATGCCGTTCGGCAGTTACCGCGCTTTCGGGCACGACGGCGCCAGCGCATCTCTGGGGTTCGCGGACCCTGTGTATGAACTCGGCTTTGGATACGTGCCGCAGCAGGCCGAGCCTGGGGGAGTGGGCTGCCCCAACTTCCTGCTGAGTTCAGCCGTGCGCCAGGCGATCGAGGGACTCGCCGCGTAG